A part of Candidatus Omnitrophota bacterium genomic DNA contains:
- a CDS encoding Rieske 2Fe-2S domain-containing protein — MVQKKITRREFINYILGGSLLGLAASAAYSIFRYITPPEGTETAVSSAVAGRKGELAPNSGKIFKFGDKPGILINTLGGELLAFNAVCTHLNCTVQYDPQAACIWCACHNGRFDLNGKVISGPPPRPLEKYDVNIRGDDIVVSKNI, encoded by the coding sequence ATGGTACAGAAAAAAATTACCAGACGTGAATTTATAAATTACATTTTAGGCGGATCCCTTTTGGGCCTGGCGGCAAGCGCCGCGTACTCGATATTCCGTTACATAACACCCCCCGAAGGCACAGAGACCGCAGTTTCGAGCGCAGTAGCGGGCCGAAAAGGAGAATTGGCTCCCAATTCCGGCAAAATATTTAAATTCGGGGATAAGCCCGGTATATTGATAAATACTTTAGGCGGTGAATTATTAGCCTTTAATGCCGTTTGCACTCATCTAAACTGCACCGTCCAGTATGATCCGCAGGCGGCTTGTATCTGGTGCGCGTGCCATAACGGGCGTTTCGACCTGAACGGCAAGGTGATCTCCGGCCCACCGCCCCGTCCTCTGGAAAAATACGATGTTAATATAAGGGGGGATGATATTGTCGTTTCAAAAAATATATAA
- a CDS encoding Lrp/AsnC family transcriptional regulator has protein sequence MSQSFLSKNRLSLLDRRILNRLQEDIPFVEKPWALIAQELGIKEDHLLGRVIFFKEKGIIRRISAVFSPRKINFTSTLAAVKVTPGNIGKIAKKINSYHEVTHNYRRTGEYDLWFTLVAKDKKRITHILRRLKMDKNIETISEFPMVKLFKIDVKFYT, from the coding sequence ATGAGCCAAAGTTTCCTGTCAAAAAATAGATTAAGCTTGCTGGACAGGCGCATCCTGAACCGACTTCAGGAAGATATTCCGTTTGTAGAAAAGCCTTGGGCATTGATAGCGCAAGAGCTCGGGATCAAGGAAGATCATCTTCTGGGGAGGGTCATTTTTTTTAAAGAGAAGGGCATAATCCGCAGGATAAGCGCGGTCTTCTCTCCGCGCAAAATTAATTTTACCTCTACCCTGGCAGCGGTAAAAGTTACTCCGGGCAATATCGGGAAGATAGCAAAGAAGATAAATTCCTACCATGAGGTTACCCATAATTACAGACGAACCGGTGAATACGATCTTTGGTTTACACTGGTGGCTAAGGATAAGAAGAGGATCACACACATCCTGCGCCGGCTTAAGATGGATAAAAATATCGAAACAATATCAGAGTTTCCAATGGTAAAATTATTTAAAATAGATGTAAAGTTCTACACCTGA
- a CDS encoding cytochrome c biogenesis protein ResB → MSLKQTRVWKFFSSIKLAIWLLAIIAALSLLGTFIPQNQEASFYIDKYGHSGYRALLETGLTDVYSSFWFVLLLVLFSINLIVCLINRISLKMRMLGSILSHASILIILIGALIGIFFGQKGLVKISDGEEVSSFTTQDKKRVDLGFSVRLDKFIYSEHIDPKEKLLVCPVKNTVSNGADSPQSDACCSKDSPQSSGKNQGLIAEIPTEIGVEHDIADTGYKIKILRYIPDFAIDTVTKVAASRSAKANNPAIQVQLNDKAGQVSTFWVFARFPDMHQKMDQRFKFTYHWIGRRPKDFISKVTILKAGKEIITKDIRVNEPLRFGGYTFFQFSYDAEDLKWSVLQVVKDPGVGVVYAGFIMLIAGLIIIFYVNPLTRGR, encoded by the coding sequence ATGTCTTTAAAGCAGACCAGGGTCTGGAAGTTTTTTTCTTCGATAAAGCTGGCCATATGGTTACTCGCTATAATCGCCGCGCTTTCTTTGCTGGGCACATTTATCCCGCAAAATCAGGAAGCCTCCTTTTACATCGATAAATATGGACATTCTGGGTATAGGGCCTTGCTGGAGACCGGCCTAACCGACGTCTATTCTTCTTTCTGGTTTGTACTTCTCCTGGTGCTTTTCTCAATAAACCTGATCGTGTGTCTTATAAACAGGATCTCCCTTAAGATGCGCATGCTGGGGTCTATACTATCCCACGCCAGTATCCTGATAATATTGATAGGTGCTCTTATAGGCATATTCTTCGGCCAAAAAGGGCTTGTAAAAATAAGCGACGGTGAAGAGGTGAGTTCTTTTACCACCCAGGATAAAAAGCGTGTTGACCTGGGGTTTTCGGTAAGGCTTGATAAATTTATCTATAGCGAGCACATCGACCCGAAAGAAAAATTATTAGTTTGTCCCGTTAAAAATACCGTCTCTAATGGGGCTGATTCCCCGCAAAGTGATGCATGCTGCAGTAAAGATAGCCCTCAAAGTTCCGGCAAGAACCAGGGTCTTATAGCGGAGATCCCTACTGAAATAGGCGTAGAGCATGATATTGCGGACACTGGGTATAAGATAAAGATTCTGCGTTACATCCCTGATTTTGCTATAGATACTGTCACGAAAGTAGCAGCGAGCCGATCGGCTAAGGCAAATAATCCCGCGATACAGGTTCAACTTAATGATAAGGCCGGTCAAGTCTCCACATTCTGGGTATTTGCCCGCTTTCCCGACATGCATCAGAAGATGGACCAAAGGTTTAAATTCACATATCATTGGATCGGCCGTCGGCCGAAAGATTTTATCAGCAAAGTTACCATATTGAAGGCCGGCAAGGAGATTATAACTAAAGATATACGCGTAAATGAACCGCTTCGTTTCGGCGGATATACTTTTTTTCAGTTCAGTTACGATGCCGAAGATCTTAAGTGGTCGGTCCTTCAGGTAGTTAAAGATCCCGGCGTGGGTGTGGTTTACGCCGGATTTATTATGCTCATAGCGGGTCTCATTATCATATTCTATGTCAATCCGCTAACCAGGGGGAGATAA
- a CDS encoding cytochrome c family protein, which translates to MRKLFFWIVVMSVFCAIGYVWAEGPHKYVGVKKCAMCHKSESKGNQYGQWLASAHAKAYERLASPEALESAKKKGIAGNPQEAPQCVKCHVTGYGEDTSLFAESFVKTDGVQCETCHGAGSDYLSLSVMKDRAKAIAAGLIIPTKELCVKCHNPESPNYKEFNYDEYVKRIAHPRPKE; encoded by the coding sequence GTGCGTAAATTGTTTTTTTGGATAGTAGTGATGTCGGTTTTTTGTGCGATTGGTTATGTCTGGGCAGAAGGGCCTCATAAATATGTGGGAGTGAAGAAGTGTGCGATGTGTCACAAATCCGAATCAAAGGGGAACCAGTATGGCCAATGGCTTGCTTCTGCGCACGCCAAGGCCTATGAAAGGCTCGCAAGCCCCGAGGCGCTGGAATCGGCTAAGAAGAAAGGTATCGCGGGTAACCCGCAGGAAGCCCCCCAATGTGTAAAATGCCACGTTACCGGTTATGGCGAAGACACCAGCCTGTTTGCCGAAAGTTTTGTAAAGACGGATGGTGTCCAGTGCGAGACTTGCCATGGAGCGGGAAGCGACTACTTGAGCTTAAGCGTGATGAAGGACAGGGCAAAGGCCATAGCGGCAGGCCTTATTATTCCGACTAAGGAGCTATGTGTCAAATGTCATAACCCGGAGAGCCCGAATTATAAAGAATTTAATTACGACGAATATGTTAAAAGGATAGCTCATCCGAGGCCGAAAGAATAA
- a CDS encoding Lrp/AsnC family transcriptional regulator, with protein sequence MPSKLDKVIIGLISRDMPLTKKPFRDLAASLGIDEGLLLERIRSFKKNGLMRKFAAILNHKKIGFRYNAMVVWNVPQKFVDKAGRAMASFDEVSHCYQREKRNGWNYNLYSMIHGRTKEEVFSAVKKISVRLGGNFEHKALFSFKEEKKTGAKYL encoded by the coding sequence ATGCCCTCGAAACTCGACAAAGTAATAATAGGTTTAATTTCACGGGACATGCCTTTAACAAAAAAGCCATTTAGGGATTTGGCCGCCTCACTTGGTATTGATGAGGGTCTTTTGCTCGAAAGGATACGATCGTTTAAAAAAAACGGGCTCATGCGCAAGTTCGCAGCGATCCTTAACCACAAAAAAATAGGTTTTCGGTATAATGCGATGGTGGTCTGGAATGTCCCGCAAAAATTTGTTGATAAGGCGGGCAGGGCAATGGCTTCATTTGACGAAGTAAGCCATTGTTATCAGAGGGAAAAAAGAAATGGCTGGAATTATAATTTGTATTCCATGATACATGGCAGGACCAAGGAAGAAGTTTTCAGCGCAGTTAAAAAAATATCTGTCAGATTAGGGGGAAATTTTGAGCATAAAGCCTTGTTTTCATTTAAAGAAGAAAAGAAGACGGGAGCCAAATATTTATAA
- a CDS encoding cytochrome c3 family protein — translation MKNWNRYIFIFCTAVVFGTAAVSYCAARSEGDAVEQPGKIAGATYVGMETCAMCHEKIAKNFKRSDHARIVVASKAKEGQACETCHGPGSLHADAQTKAEKHATIINPKKTPETCYQCHMDKKASFNLQYHHPVPEGKMSCADCHDPHGEDAIRPNTNRSLSPKNAVCAKCHKDQTMVFAYEHDALREGCTTCHDVHGSINDKMLVERDATLCLKCHFQANFPSTGNIGNRGHATSVNRGPCWSGGCHTAVHGSNYNDHLRI, via the coding sequence ATGAAAAATTGGAATAGATATATATTTATCTTTTGCACAGCCGTGGTATTTGGAACAGCCGCCGTAAGTTATTGCGCCGCCCGATCAGAAGGTGATGCTGTCGAGCAGCCAGGCAAGATTGCCGGCGCGACATATGTGGGCATGGAAACATGCGCCATGTGTCATGAAAAGATAGCGAAAAATTTTAAGAGATCCGACCATGCGCGTATAGTCGTCGCTTCCAAAGCTAAGGAAGGGCAAGCGTGCGAGACTTGTCATGGGCCGGGCAGCCTGCATGCCGATGCCCAGACAAAGGCCGAGAAGCACGCCACCATAATTAATCCTAAGAAAACCCCCGAAACTTGTTATCAGTGTCATATGGATAAAAAAGCCTCTTTCAACCTGCAATATCACCATCCTGTGCCCGAAGGTAAAATGAGCTGTGCTGATTGCCACGATCCGCACGGAGAAGATGCCATCAGGCCGAACACAAATCGGTCTCTTTCACCCAAGAATGCCGTATGCGCCAAGTGTCATAAGGACCAGACGATGGTTTTTGCTTACGAACATGATGCGTTGAGAGAAGGCTGTACGACATGCCATGATGTGCATGGCTCGATAAATGATAAGATGCTTGTAGAAAGAGATGCTACCCTCTGCCTAAAGTGCCATTTCCAGGCGAATTTTCCTTCAACAGGTAATATTGGCAATCGAGGGCATGCGACTTCTGTAAATCGCGGTCCGTGCTGGAGTGGCGGTTGCCATACGGCAGTGCACGGTTCAAATTATAATGACCATCTCAGAATATAG
- a CDS encoding cytochrome b N-terminal domain-containing protein — MSFQKIYNWFDERYQISGVRDFLAKKTVPVHKHFVWYYFGGITLFLFLVQVVTGVLLLFYYKPTASEAFESVKFIMTKVEFGWLIRSIHSWSANLMVFSAFVHLFSTFFMKSYRPPREVTWVTGAFLFFIAMGLGFTGYLLPWNELSFFATKVGTQIAGSVPVVGSYLRTVLRGGEEISDATITRFFALHVMVLPIAIVAMLGLHLAMVQVQGMSEPLSVAKSPEKKSMKFFPNFFLRDIIVWLLIFAGLLALSVMFPWELGKKADPFAPTPIGIKPEWYFVWMFQTLKIIPSKILLFDGEVLGILAFGAAGLALVILPFMDIWARREKRNPLLSILGVCVILYMLVMTYLAYFGPQK, encoded by the coding sequence TTGTCGTTTCAAAAAATATATAATTGGTTTGATGAGAGATACCAGATCTCCGGCGTCAGGGATTTTCTCGCGAAAAAGACCGTGCCCGTACATAAGCATTTCGTATGGTATTATTTCGGCGGCATAACGCTGTTTCTATTTCTGGTTCAGGTTGTGACAGGAGTGCTCCTGCTTTTTTACTACAAGCCAACCGCCTCCGAGGCGTTTGAGTCTGTAAAATTCATAATGACCAAAGTTGAATTTGGATGGCTTATACGTTCCATCCATTCCTGGAGCGCTAATCTGATGGTTTTTTCGGCGTTTGTGCATCTCTTTTCTACATTTTTTATGAAATCATACAGGCCGCCGCGTGAGGTGACATGGGTCACGGGCGCATTCCTGTTTTTTATTGCAATGGGACTGGGATTTACAGGGTATTTGCTGCCATGGAACGAGCTTTCATTTTTTGCCACCAAGGTCGGCACCCAGATAGCCGGTTCGGTACCGGTAGTGGGATCATACCTTCGGACCGTACTTCGCGGTGGAGAAGAGATATCGGACGCCACTATAACAAGATTTTTTGCATTGCATGTCATGGTGCTTCCTATTGCTATTGTAGCGATGTTGGGACTGCACCTGGCAATGGTACAGGTTCAGGGGATGAGCGAACCGCTTTCGGTAGCTAAAAGTCCCGAGAAGAAGAGCATGAAGTTCTTTCCTAATTTTTTTTTGAGAGACATAATCGTTTGGCTATTAATATTTGCCGGGCTTCTTGCTTTAAGTGTTATGTTCCCATGGGAGTTGGGCAAGAAAGCAGATCCTTTTGCACCTACCCCGATCGGCATAAAACCTGAATGGTATTTTGTATGGATGTTCCAGACGTTGAAGATAATCCCGTCCAAGATACTATTATTTGACGGTGAAGTGCTCGGTATTTTAGCGTTTGGCGCGGCCGGACTCGCATTGGTTATACTCCCCTTTATGGATATCTGGGCCAGACGTGAAAAGCGCAACCCTTTATTATCGATCTTGGGCGTTTGCGTTATATTATATATGCTAGTAATGACTTATCTGGCGTACTTCGGTCCGCAAAAGTGA
- a CDS encoding NapC/NirT family cytochrome c: protein MKKKILLIIAGIAFFFIAGFIFFFKFSTSPQFCRSCHIMKPYYDSWKASKHNKVACVDCHYPPAGHRTLLWKKFQAMSQIVKYITRTYSSRPFAEIDDSACLREGCHSKRLVEGKLTFGNGIKFDHRPHLTQPRRDRQLRCVSCHSQIMVGKHLEVTLDTCYLCHFKGMKGSRTLEPIGGCISCHELPEKQFMLGNIKYRHKDFVSEHGVECQNCHLDVIQGDGSAPKERCYACHNQPDRLERYSDTSFIHENHITKHSIACFHCHTEMKHSVKTVARTQKLDCAMCHVDMHSGQKDMYEGHGGEEVGEMPSPMYLARVDCLGCHIIETHRGEESDERFTGKTFKASEAGCIKCHGQKYAGLVADWKKELRFALEVIDARLKTTQDMLSQISPNAPNFSSLNNLYDGARHNYDFVRLSTGIHNIYYSAKLLEKVNDDLNKLTNEAKKPLPESSKASLLDGSFCATLCHAKLDVKIPEEVKYKGKDMPHSMHIEQVGACVNCHTIGRHKEMPLKEDLSICNTCHEKGI from the coding sequence ATGAAGAAAAAAATCCTCCTTATAATAGCGGGAATCGCGTTCTTTTTTATTGCCGGTTTTATTTTTTTCTTTAAATTCTCAACCAGCCCCCAATTCTGCAGATCCTGCCATATAATGAAACCGTATTATGACTCATGGAAGGCCTCCAAACATAATAAAGTGGCCTGCGTGGATTGTCATTATCCCCCAGCGGGCCATAGGACACTTTTATGGAAGAAATTTCAGGCTATGTCGCAGATAGTAAAATATATAACTCGGACATATTCATCCAGGCCGTTCGCGGAAATTGACGACAGTGCCTGTTTGAGAGAGGGCTGCCATTCGAAGCGACTGGTGGAAGGTAAGTTGACATTTGGTAATGGGATAAAATTTGACCACAGGCCGCATCTTACACAGCCGCGGCGGGACAGGCAGCTGCGTTGCGTATCCTGCCATTCGCAGATCATGGTCGGAAAACACCTCGAGGTTACGCTCGATACTTGTTATCTGTGCCATTTTAAAGGTATGAAGGGCTCGCGAACGCTTGAGCCTATAGGCGGCTGCATCTCCTGCCATGAATTACCGGAAAAACAATTTATGTTGGGGAACATCAAATACAGGCATAAAGATTTTGTTAGTGAGCATGGCGTCGAATGTCAAAACTGTCATTTGGATGTGATTCAGGGGGATGGCTCCGCTCCGAAAGAGAGGTGCTATGCCTGTCATAACCAACCGGACAGGCTGGAAAGATATAGCGATACATCGTTCATCCATGAAAATCATATAACCAAACATAGTATAGCGTGTTTTCATTGTCATACAGAGATGAAGCACTCCGTGAAGACAGTAGCGAGAACTCAGAAGCTTGATTGTGCAATGTGTCACGTTGACATGCATTCCGGGCAGAAGGATATGTATGAAGGGCATGGCGGCGAAGAAGTGGGCGAGATGCCGTCCCCAATGTATTTGGCCCGCGTAGATTGTTTGGGATGCCACATAATAGAGACGCATAGAGGCGAAGAGTCAGACGAGCGCTTCACCGGTAAGACATTTAAGGCCTCCGAAGCGGGATGCATTAAATGCCATGGCCAGAAATATGCGGGTCTCGTGGCCGACTGGAAAAAAGAATTAAGATTCGCGCTGGAAGTTATCGATGCCCGGCTTAAGACGACACAGGATATGTTGTCGCAGATTTCGCCAAATGCGCCAAATTTCTCATCGTTGAATAACCTGTATGACGGCGCGCGTCATAATTATGACTTCGTACGTCTTTCGACCGGGATACACAATATATATTACTCCGCAAAATTGCTGGAAAAAGTAAACGACGACCTGAATAAGTTAACTAATGAAGCAAAGAAGCCTCTTCCCGAGTCGTCCAAAGCCAGCCTGCTGGATGGCAGTTTCTGTGCTACGCTTTGCCACGCTAAATTAGACGTTAAAATTCCCGAAGAGGTTAAATATAAGGGTAAAGATATGCCCCATAGTATGCATATTGAACAAGTGGGGGCGTGTGTGAATTGCCACACCATAGGCCGCCATAAAGAGATGCCGCTTAAGGAAGATCTTTCTATCTGTAACACCTGCCATGAAAAAGGTATATAG
- a CDS encoding cytochrome c3 family protein: MYKKLIFIFIIVLAASFVVKSEAAAKDYCIECHKSLEASAKEPTDKIEGDVHFKRGLSCSDCHGGDSTKEDFTEAKDTGKGFIGKPKRNDIPLFCGKCHADPAYMRKFNPNIQTDQLAKYNESQHGKLNAQGDQKVAVCVSCHDVHGIREKNDPLSPIFITNAPKRCASCHADKEYMKEYSIPTNQMEEYEQGVHGEALLKKGDRGAPACHSCHGSHDAALPRAIAVGNICAQCHSLTRDLFAKSPHKAAHDKLGIPECEACHGNHKIVRTSDDMLGTGEGGVCVKCHKEDSAGYAVATLMKKVILGLKGDIEASQAIVEDAEKYGMEVSDTKFYLDEAKNSLTKSRTYIHTFSKDSVDRIVKDGISSADKAKDKGKLAISELGFRRKWLAVVVGIILLLAFAVYLKIRGMEKK, translated from the coding sequence ATGTATAAAAAACTTATATTCATATTCATTATCGTTTTAGCGGCGTCTTTCGTTGTAAAGTCCGAGGCGGCGGCAAAGGATTATTGTATCGAATGCCACAAGTCATTAGAGGCAAGTGCGAAAGAGCCTACAGACAAGATTGAAGGGGATGTTCATTTCAAACGCGGCCTTTCATGTTCCGACTGTCATGGTGGTGACTCCACAAAAGAGGATTTTACGGAGGCAAAAGATACAGGCAAAGGGTTTATCGGAAAGCCGAAGAGAAACGATATCCCTTTATTCTGTGGCAAGTGCCATGCCGACCCCGCGTATATGCGAAAGTTCAATCCAAACATCCAGACAGACCAGCTTGCAAAATATAATGAAAGCCAACACGGAAAATTGAATGCCCAGGGTGATCAGAAAGTCGCTGTTTGCGTAAGCTGTCACGACGTTCACGGAATAAGAGAGAAGAATGATCCTTTGTCACCGATATTCATAACGAACGCGCCGAAACGCTGTGCGTCTTGCCATGCCGATAAAGAATACATGAAAGAATATAGTATACCGACGAACCAGATGGAGGAATACGAGCAGGGCGTTCATGGGGAAGCGCTGCTGAAGAAAGGCGATCGCGGCGCACCCGCCTGCCATAGTTGTCACGGTTCTCATGACGCGGCACTGCCTCGGGCTATCGCTGTCGGCAATATCTGTGCCCAGTGCCATTCGCTGACACGGGACCTTTTCGCAAAAAGCCCGCACAAAGCGGCTCATGATAAGCTGGGGATACCCGAATGTGAAGCTTGCCACGGAAATCATAAGATCGTCCGCACATCCGATGACATGCTCGGGACAGGCGAAGGAGGCGTGTGTGTAAAATGCCATAAGGAGGATTCTGCCGGGTACGCCGTAGCCACGCTGATGAAGAAGGTTATATTAGGATTAAAGGGCGATATAGAAGCTTCGCAAGCTATAGTTGAGGATGCCGAAAAGTACGGCATGGAGGTCTCGGATACAAAATTCTATCTGGATGAGGCAAAAAATTCCCTAACGAAATCACGCACCTATATACATACCTTTTCAAAAGATAGCGTAGACAGAATAGTGAAAGACGGCATAAGTTCAGCAGATAAAGCAAAGGATAAAGGCAAGCTCGCTATAAGTGAGCTTGGTTTCAGGCGTAAGTGGCTTGCGGTTGTAGTCGGTATAATATTATTGCTGGCATTTGCGGTTTATCTCAAAATCAGGGGGATGGAGAAGAAATAA
- a CDS encoding cytochrome c biogenesis protein, whose amino-acid sequence MYINFSFAVFFLAMILYAAGLLFKNKALPLLAKSLMACGILSLSLYIGIRWQVAGRPPFSNMFESLVVLSWAIAITSVFIDIKYRIKNIAALTALMSLLAIGYASLLDKEIVPLLPALKSNWLSIHVLTCFIGYAALTVAFVSSAVLLCRKKEDISLDIVSYKMITFGFLFLTLGIISGAIWANSAWGTYWSWDPKETWSLITWFVYAIYLHIRLTKGWKGKPAAWLSVAGFLAMLFTYFGVNYLLPGLHSYSG is encoded by the coding sequence ATGTATATTAATTTCAGTTTCGCGGTATTTTTTTTAGCCATGATTTTATATGCGGCAGGGCTCTTGTTCAAAAATAAGGCGCTCCCGTTGTTAGCAAAATCTCTCATGGCCTGCGGTATCCTCAGCCTTTCACTATATATAGGTATCCGCTGGCAGGTTGCCGGCAGGCCGCCATTCAGTAATATGTTTGAATCGCTGGTCGTGCTCAGCTGGGCTATCGCCATTACTTCTGTTTTTATCGATATAAAATACAGGATTAAGAATATTGCGGCATTGACGGCTTTGATGAGCTTGCTGGCGATAGGATATGCTTCGTTATTAGATAAAGAAATAGTCCCCCTCCTGCCTGCTTTGAAAAGCAACTGGCTTTCCATCCATGTCTTGACCTGCTTCATCGGATATGCTGCTTTAACCGTAGCTTTTGTTTCAAGCGCCGTGCTTTTGTGCAGGAAAAAAGAGGATATAAGTCTGGATATTGTAAGTTACAAGATGATAACATTCGGATTTTTATTCCTTACACTGGGCATCATCAGCGGCGCCATATGGGCGAATTCTGCGTGGGGCACTTACTGGAGCTGGGATCCTAAAGAAACATGGTCTTTGATTACCTGGTTTGTCTACGCCATCTATTTACATATCCGTCTGACGAAAGGATGGAAGGGAAAGCCAGCGGCCTGGCTATCGGTGGCGGGGTTCCTGGCAATGCTCTTTACCTATTTCGGCGTAAATTATCTATTGCCGGGTTTACATAGTTACTCGGGTTAA
- the hemL gene encoding glutamate-1-semialdehyde 2,1-aminomutase, which yields MKSRNNGKKKFKNSANLFKLAKKFIPGGVNSPVRAFKAVGTTPLFISRGKGAYVYDVDGNKFIDYVMSWGPLVLGHADERVVGPVAKALKRGTSFGAPTKQEIELARLVTDIYPSIKKVRLTSSGTEAAMSAIRLARGYTGREKILKFEGCYHGHSDSLLVKAGSGLATFGVPSSAGVNKNVARDTITIPFNSIEKFEKAVAKEKDNIACVIVEPIPANMGVVLPGPGFLKKLRQVTKESGIVLIFDEVITGFRVALGGAQEFLGVSPDLTILGKILGGGFPIGAFGGKPEIMDLLSPDGPVYQAGTLSGNPVAVEAGLATIRILMSNKVYDKLRNLGDALESGFRRIIARQAQGVTLQRCGSLFTLFFTEKKEILNYQDALACDTDAFALFFRGMLERGIYLAPSQFEANFISAAHTLREIEKTLKAAEAAFLKE from the coding sequence GTGAAATCCCGCAATAATGGAAAAAAAAAGTTCAAAAATTCCGCAAACCTTTTTAAACTAGCCAAGAAGTTTATTCCAGGAGGAGTAAATAGTCCCGTACGCGCTTTTAAGGCCGTTGGTACAACGCCTCTCTTCATTTCCAGGGGCAAGGGCGCGTATGTCTATGATGTGGATGGTAATAAATTCATCGATTATGTCATGTCATGGGGTCCTCTTGTTTTAGGCCATGCCGATGAGAGAGTGGTCGGGCCGGTAGCCAAGGCTTTAAAGCGAGGCACCAGTTTTGGCGCTCCGACCAAACAAGAAATAGAGTTAGCGCGGTTAGTGACCGACATCTACCCCTCTATTAAAAAAGTCCGGCTCACTTCTTCCGGGACCGAGGCTGCGATGAGCGCTATCAGGCTTGCTCGCGGATACACCGGCCGTGAGAAGATATTAAAATTCGAAGGCTGTTATCACGGCCACTCAGATAGCCTTTTAGTTAAAGCGGGTAGTGGCTTGGCCACTTTTGGGGTTCCTTCCTCTGCAGGCGTGAACAAAAATGTCGCCAGGGACACGATTACAATCCCATTCAATAGTATAGAAAAATTCGAAAAAGCTGTCGCGAAGGAAAAAGATAATATCGCCTGCGTTATTGTTGAGCCTATACCGGCAAATATGGGCGTTGTGTTGCCCGGGCCGGGATTTCTTAAAAAGTTAAGACAGGTAACGAAAGAAAGCGGTATCGTCCTGATCTTCGATGAAGTAATAACGGGTTTCCGCGTGGCCCTGGGTGGGGCGCAGGAGTTTTTAGGGGTATCTCCGGATCTAACCATACTGGGTAAGATTTTGGGAGGCGGCTTTCCCATAGGCGCTTTTGGCGGTAAGCCCGAGATAATGGATCTTCTATCTCCCGATGGTCCGGTATATCAGGCCGGCACTCTGTCAGGGAATCCCGTGGCTGTCGAGGCAGGTCTTGCCACCATACGTATTTTAATGAGCAATAAGGTGTATGATAAACTGCGGAATTTGGGGGATGCGCTTGAGTCGGGCTTTCGGCGGATCATCGCACGGCAGGCGCAGGGTGTAACATTGCAGAGATGTGGTTCTTTGTTCACTCTTTTCTTTACAGAAAAAAAGGAGATATTAAATTATCAGGATGCGTTGGCGTGCGATACAGATGCATTCGCGTTATTTTTTCGCGGGATGCTTGAGCGGGGTATATATCTTGCCCCTTCGCAATTCGAGGCAAATTTTATTTCCGCTGCGCACACCCTGCGCGAGATAGAGAAGACTTTAAAAGCGGCAGAAGCCGCGTTTTTAAAAGAATAA